The stretch of DNA GCATAAACATATAGGAAATCAGCATGTAAAGGTAGGTAACCTAACCTTGTCATCCACAGATGCACCACTTTGATTTCTGGCCTCTACCCTTGAAACACAATGAGCAAATGTGTTGCACTCGTGTTGTATACTAGACCATCGACTCATTAGAGAGCTTTGTGTGCGATTAGATTCGAAATCCTTATGTAAATGAAAGAAATCACGTATTCTTTTCCAATAGGTATCTTTTGATTGATTGACTCCTCTTATGGGATCTAAACTCACATTTAGCCATGCTGACACCAACATCTCGTCTTCTGGAACAGTGAAATTTTTGGacctttttttatttgatttgacAACAGCAGGGACCTCTTTGCttgcttctatttcattatgatgTGGGACATTGTTAGAGACTCCACCTGGAGTGAAACCCTCCATAATCATGTCGGTCAAAGGTCTTCCTGAATCCATTTCGGCTGTAAAAACAAAAGAAGGTGTCACCAAATGTGTTACTTTCAGGAAAAGGCACCGATGTGCTTGCACTATTATACAAGGTGGTAGCAGATGTGCTGAAATAACCAGCCATACACGAGGTTTCAAAGACGTTGTAGTACTATGAGAAAATTTCACACATTTTTCAGTTAAAAAGACAGATTTTTAAGATGTACTACTGCAGCTTTGAACTTGAAGGCCACAAATTCACATTGATCTCTGCTACTGCCTACAGCAATGATACATTGTGCATCTTTCAGCCAGCAATGGTACattggtagtagtagtagtctgAACTTTCTTGGGACCGAAAGCAAAGCTAGAACTATGCACCACTTTATCTGTTAGCCATTACAAACCACAATACTTCTATTAATTTACCGTACACACAGAAAAAACTATGCAATCCTATACCACTAAAAAACATGCATACCACAAATCATATGGGGCTGCTGATGAGCTTCCTGTCAACTATAAACTATTGGGACTGCATACACTGAAACATCAAGCATGGACCACCTACAATTGCTAAACGATAGGGAGAGATGCGTACTAAATTCGACTCACTGGAGCACACATCGAGGAATGGGTTCGACGCCGAAGCAGCAGCTGAACTGTTCGGTGCAAGGACTCGTTGGCGCTGGCCTCCTTGTGCCGCATTCTCCAACCACGGAAGCAGCGCGTCTTGCTGCAGCTCGCATCCGCCGGCTACCGGGATCGACGAAGACGAGTTGTAATCTGTCCGGCGCAGCTGGGATCTCCCATCCGCCTGCTGCTCCCATCCCAACTGCTGCCCGTCCACCTGATGCTGCTGCCATCCGCCAGCTGCTTCCATCTGCCTGATGTCGGGATAATAGGCCGCAGCAGTTGGGATCTCCCGGATGCTCGATGCAGCTTGTCCATGACGAAGCTGATCGGGCCGTGCGGTGGTGTGCCGATTCGGAGGAAGTGGCCTGTCCATGAGTGAGGAAGCGGCTCCGACGTTGGGAGCGAGGAAGTGGCTCACGGTGAAGAGGACAAGGGAGACCTGGAGGGGGCCATGATTAGGAGCTCTGCATGTGTGGTAGCGGCGGCAGGAACTGGTGAGAGGATAAGGCGATGGACGGGGCGGGGAATTGCGCGCGGAATCCCCACGACGGGAAACTTCATCGCGCGGGAAAGTCTTCTCTGCGCGCGGGGTACCGGACGTGGCGAGCGAATTCGGGAGATGGCGAGCGAGGCCGGCTTGCTTTCTATGACGAGCGAGTTACACAGCTTTCTATTTTAGCAAGCCGGATAGAAAGACTGTTGGACGTCATTTTTTTGTCAAAATAGCTAAATATAGGTTTACAATTGAGTTTAGAGaggctgttggagttgctcttacaaAAATGGCTAAAATAAGCAATTTAGCTATTTAGTTTTACAAgatctgttggagttgctctaatggGGCTGCAAATTTGGCAAACACAGATAATGAGGCCCCGAAAATCTCAGCACCGTTGGATCGCTGGTGTTGGGGCGATCTCAGCCGTCCAGATACGACACGTGGCTCTCCTCTGTTCTCGAGTCTTCTCCGTCCACCGGTCGTTCCGCTTCCGCGGCTTGACTTGACGGACCCTCTCCGGCCAGCcgccgcctcgcctcgcctccgCCATCCTCCCCCGCCGCCTGCCACCCGTTCCCCCCACGAAACAGCGTCCTCGTCCACCCACCCGCTTCCCCCTTCTGTCCCGGCCTTGGAGGGGTGCCCGTGGAGATGGAGACCACCGGCGGGGCGGCCGCCGCTGGCGAGGTGGGCTGGTACGTGCTCGGCCCGGACCAGCAGGGCGTTGGCCCCTACGCGCTTGTGGAGCTGCGAGGTGACGCTCTCCCGCCTTCTTCTACGAGTCCAGCAGTTGCGTTTCGATACTAGAGCTTGCGTTCTCGCTGGGGTCTGGCCTAGCCGCTTAGGGTTGAGTCCGTGAGCTAGGCGGAATTGCTTGCCTTCCCTTGATGATGAAGCAAGCTTCTGATTTCTCAAGTTGGATGGGCCTTTCAGCTTGTAGAATTTTGATTCTATTGTTTATGTTTATATATTTGCCCCTAAATAACTCTGAACACGAAGCATAATTTTGCTCCCTTCTCAGAGCATTTTGCAAACGGTTACCTCAACGAGAGCACAATGCTGTGGgcacaagggaggaaggaatggaTGCCGCTCTCGTCGATCCCCGAGTTACACTCTATAGCCACAGCATCAAAGGATCAGTCTACACAAGGTCAGTGCCATTGCCCTGTGCTGTGCCTGCAGTGGGAGTTGTGTAAGGCTGCTCCCTTCTCATCAGTTGGGTTTCTGTGCAGCTGCTGCTCCGGATGTCGACGATGATTTCGCGAAATTCCAAAAGGAGGTTACCGAAGCCGAGAAGGAAGTGAAAGGCAGCGCTGAAGTCGGTGATGTGGACCGGCAGGATGATGAGCGGCCGGCAACCCCGCCGGATGGAGAGGAGGAATTTACTGATGATGATGGCACCATTTACAAGTGGGACTGTACTCTCAGGGCATGGGTTCCTCAAGTAAGTTCTGCTCTTCTGTCCTTGCCATCACTAGGTTTTGATACACCGCCTAGTTccaccagtgaatttcttcaccTTCCACCATTGAAATTCATAATAATCTCCTGAATTTAGAGCCTTAGGTTAGGTGTTCTCtactttttttttatgaatAATAGTAATCAGCATAGACCATCTGATGAAAACTTGTATTGGATGTGGCATATATCAATTGTCCATCCAATTTACCTGCCATTATTTAGCACAATGGAGCAATGGAAATTATCACCCATCACCTAATAGACTCAGAAGCTCTTTGAAGGATTTTACTAGTTTAGGAATACATTTCTGGGCTACTATAGTCTTCTCACGATCGTAAGATTTGCAAGGAGTTTAATTGATCTGAGCTCTGTATTGACCTTTGCTGTTCAGTTGATCTTGTTTATACTTGCCATAACTACCTATGTTGGTGGACGATTTTAAGCTCTGTTTCTGAAACAGTCTGTCTGATAACCTTCAGGATACTAAGCCATCGATTCATAAAGGTCGGCCTTTTCTCTTTCGTTTTTTTGCTCTTCACCATAATCCTTCCTTTGGTTTGCTGATGATCGAAAACATCAATGTTTGTGACTTTGTGTtagtttttcatgttgttttgaagtttcaatacaagacAAAAGCAACTATGCTCTGTTCCAGCAAATACCAGTATAAATCACGGTTTACTTGCTAATGGATTTAGAATTCCTTAATTGTTGTATTGGTTATGTCAGGAATAATAATGCTATATACACTCATTATGTTTAGTGTTCCGGTGTTGTTCTTTTGAGGAGAAACTGTGCTACCTTCATATTGTTTAGTATTCCCTCATCTCCTTCTTTTGCAATTATCTAATTCCTCTATGCTT from Sorghum bicolor cultivar BTx623 chromosome 8, Sorghum_bicolor_NCBIv3, whole genome shotgun sequence encodes:
- the LOC8070368 gene encoding glutathione S-transferase T3; the encoded protein is MDRPLPPNRHTTARPDQLRHGQAASSIREIPTAAAYYPDIRQMEAAGGWQQHQVDGQQLGWEQQADGRSQLRRTDYNSSSSIPVAGGCELQQDALLPWLENAAQGGQRQRVLAPNSSAAASASNPFLDVCSTEMDSGRPLTDMIMEGFTPGGVSNNVPHHNEIEASKEVPAVVKSNKKRSKNFTVPEDEMLVSAWLNVSLDPIRGVNQSKDTYWKRIRDFFHLHKDFESNRTQSSLMSRWSSIQHECNTFAHCVSRVEARNQSGASVDDKQANALTMYKNEDQLHRTFQYIHCWKKLKDHSKWINRPQATGPQKPFSKKQKTTANSTPTDALDPVTGTVAETQTATTTVVRPPGTKKEKQKLKQRSSIEALDYLLAKKKEVDAEKELKRKERELKKEERELKKQEMCQKALALQEERIKLDKEKFDFERDQEEERIINIDMSTLSTRQQQFYDDQQKKILARRLGN